The following is a genomic window from Dioscorea cayenensis subsp. rotundata cultivar TDr96_F1 chromosome 10, TDr96_F1_v2_PseudoChromosome.rev07_lg8_w22 25.fasta, whole genome shotgun sequence.
ATGCGAAGGAGAATAGCTGTTGAAGAATGCAAGGGTCTTCTCCTGATTGAGATTTGAAACAGCCCATTGCTTCCATGTTTGCAGAGATCTCCTGAACCCTTCCTTCACATCCATTGTCATGTTAATAGTTTCACCTTCCTGAAAGTAGTGTCCCCTGAATCACAAGGAAATGAAGTCAAGAGAGTAAGCTTACATCCAATCCCTCACAAAAGATTAACTCGAGTAAACCAAACTCACTTCATCGTTATCTTTGTAGAACCCCACCAGCGACCAACATGAAAGATGAGCACATCTGCATTGACCCAATACTTGGACTGCCATTGCATCTTGTCGACATGTATGACCTTGCGAACCTGCACGTCAGCATCAGGCGGTGGTGGCTGGATGAGCACGAGGTAAGGAGTACGGTAATATTCAACAGTGAGATTAAAATCGTCGAATCTCATAACAAAGAAAGCTCCTGTGTGTTTGCTAATAGGAAGTCCATGAAGCTCATAGATGCTAGACTGGTTCTCAACTCCACTTGCAAGCATACACAGCAGAGACTCCCATTGGTTCCGGCCAATCGAATCCCCGACAAACACAATCCTTTTGTTTCTATTCCTCTCCAACATCGCCCTTGCATTGAATCTATATGTATGGTGAGAATGACGATAAGATATATATCAAACAAACTAGTCATATACCTGAGAAGGTCGCAATGGGAAGGCTGCCACCGCCAATTGAGATACTGGGTATCATTGCGGCCATTATTCCGGCATTGGAAGCCGGGGTCGAGGAAGCGACAAGACTCGGAGTAAGAGCTGAGAGGGATAGTAATGTCCCAGACCCAATTTCCGGAGGAATAGTCACAGATTGGGGTCGAAGAAGTGGTGTTCGAAAAGGTGTTGGAGAGGTAGGCGAGACGGAGAGCGGTCGGAGGACGGGACGAGAAGGTGAGGTAGAgaatgaagaggatgaagaagatgaagatgagggAGGGGATGGTGTGGGTCATCTCTCTCCCAGAGTGGTGGTGGATAAGGTTCTTAGAGACCTCTGGTTGTTAGGAGGGAAAgcctggtggtggtggtgttccTGTTCCATAGAGTAACCACCCCTTTCTGAGCGGGAACCCGTTGGCAGGACCGTTATGATTCTTATGAAGCCCTTGCTGTGACACCAAATGGATCCGCTGTGGAGTTCCAAACAGGAATATATCTTGGTGTGGGTCATGATGTGTCTTTTGCTGGGCTGGATTTCTAATTAGTGCAATGTTTTGGGCTGTATAAGCCCAAACAgcccattaattttttttttccctctcttttTGAGAAAAAGGTAATGTATACTTTACCTTAATCTAGAAGGAATTAATATTATATGCTTCAATGAAATTTCACTTCTCTGAGTACAGTGACTGAAAATTTTATGGAAGGATATATTCTCTTTTAAATATAGAGAGATTCACACACATATACAAACGTATGCAAAGGTAGAGAGACAGGGAGAGAAATGAATCAAAATAGACATACAATGTTTTTGGGTTGTGCTGAGTATTGTAGCAATAATGATTGAACGATTCCGGTTGAAGAAGTGTGTTGTATAATGatagtttatataaaattagcaataattatcaaataattcTGATTGAAGAGCTAAGTATTGTAGTGACTgtgctttataattttttactatCCAGTAGTGTTCTATATCCCACTTTCCATGTTTATTCAATGGAATTGTTGAACTACTTCAATACAACgattggaaaaaaaacattagttgataaattatttacaaatgttCTTCTAGAACcaaccctcatatatatatataataataataattttataataatataataattttttataagacAAATAGaccaaacaaacataatgaGAGAACAAATGACAGTTCTTCATCTGctgttataaattaatatatgatgATATGTTTGTACTTCTGCAATTTGTGttataaaattaaacatattcACTTGCCGtcaaatgataaaaagataCATCACGAACAATATGTACACACGCATAGCGCATGTAGTTGATATATCAAAAACAGACAATTGTTGTGAGTAATTTAATTAGCTTGAAATGTCATCCTAATTGTCCACACACTACAAAGTCTTGAGGATGACTTTATTGTAGACTTGTAGTTATTCAAAgtagtaaaaataacaataaattaaggCTAATATAAAGACAAATATAAAGACACAGTGAGGGACAAAGGTCAGTGCAGTCCACACCAAAGAAAGTAGAGGGCAAGACAATGAGAAGTTCAAATGAAACTGCATCTTGATTACAATATTGAAAGATGATTTTAAACAAAGATTTTAATCAATGATTTGTTTAATATGTTGGCATTCTTTTGGTCATGACCAGGATGTCAAAACAATTAGATTAAAGATGGTGAGTTCTTCAAGGAAGAAAGAACAATTTGGTCAccattaaagaaataataatgtaCACAAAAGATCATCCTTTTGCAGTACAAGTGTTGCAATTTATTCTTGGAAAAGTATATGTTTATACAGTGCCAATTGTATTGCACTAGCATGCGTAACACTTTGCatctatttaatttaatttattatttttttttaaagcaaggatgaatgcatgcatgcatgcatgtgggTACCTTCAACCATGagagaaattatataaaaacatgCAAGAGTAAAAGGGAAATCAAaccatagttaaaaaaaaaaaacaataaacatgtGTTTCTTTTATATCATAAAACCTGATCAATTATGATTCTTCaatatcataatattatattatcaataataaaagataaacaaatgccaacgacctttgggtctattggtacacggagtaccgatagagctctcaccgagtggtgagagttcgattctcggttGAGGGCACATTTTtaggagttgtgaatagtgattgtATATGGGTGGTTTCAGCGCCCGCGGTCTTatccccatttattccaccGAGGTTTGTGCACGTACTTGGGTCTTTAGTGAGTttgccccgctcctcttccccaaaaaaaaaataaaataaaaaataaacaacatgaACACAATGCAAGATTGCTTGAAAAGAtgcttatttaatataaacaaacaaacaatatccATGATATAAGCATAAGcatataaataactaattaatatcacacaaacataaaatagttttttttttaataataatttgttaaaaaaacaacGAGTACAAGTTGATTGGGACAAAATAGCTAGAATCAGAAATAAAGACTCACACAAACTGTTACCTAACcgactaaaatatatataaaaaaaaaaaatatccactagtaatgaaaagataaaaataaaaataaaaaaattatatataaaaactacaatAAGTTTTAGACTTCCGTATCAAAGATAGTTAATTAAGAATCATATCACGACTTTTCAGttcaacaacaataagaagagattttatttttttaaaaaagcataTCTAACGTTGTCTATATCATtaaatctaattatatatatatatatgattttgatcaaaaatttatattaccTTCCAGCTATCATTAAAtctaatgatatatataattatatatatatatgtgtgtgatttagaccaaaaatttatattactttccaGCTCATCACCTCTCCTAGAAAttagaataagaaagagatagTTTCCAGCATtagagggaggaggaggaggttaGCT
Proteins encoded in this region:
- the LOC120270728 gene encoding LOW QUALITY PROTEIN: protein trichome birefringence-like 8 (The sequence of the model RefSeq protein was modified relative to this genomic sequence to represent the inferred CDS: deleted 1 base in 1 codon) → MTHTIPSLIFIFFILFILYLTFSSRPPTALRLAYLSNTFSNTTSSTPICDYSSGNWVWDITIPLSSYSESCRFLDPGFQCRNNGRNDTQYLNWRWQPSHCDLLRFNARAMLERNRNKRIVFVGDSIGRNQWESLLCMLASGVENQSSIYELHGLPISKHTGAFFVMRFDDFNLTVEYYRTPYLVLIQPPPPDADVQVRKVIHVDKMQWQSKYWVNADVLIFHVGRWWGSTKITMKGHYFQEGETINMTMDVKEGFRRSLQTWKQWAVSNLNQEKTLAFFNSYSPSHFRRASSNELSKKLNSIQWPDLFNFCRNGTWETGGSCQQNIEPETNLTAFEHEPWHNQVITETIEGMKMVKLLNITYLSNLRKDGHPSSHREPAFRAENIEDCSHWCLPGVPDIWNELLYAYILSNDHRTS